One window from the genome of [Clostridium] celerecrescens 18A encodes:
- the rbfA gene encoding 30S ribosome-binding factor RbfA, translated as MRKNSIKNTRINMEVQRELSEIIRLEIKDPRIHPMTTVVDVSVTPDLKYCKAFISILGDEEAGKATIEGLKSAEGYIRRELARRVNLRNTPEIKFILDQSIEYGVNMSKLIDEVTKDIRD; from the coding sequence ATGCGTAAAAACAGTATAAAGAATACTAGAATCAACATGGAGGTCCAGAGGGAGTTAAGTGAGATCATCCGTCTGGAAATCAAAGATCCAAGAATTCATCCCATGACTACCGTGGTTGACGTTTCAGTCACCCCGGATTTAAAATACTGTAAGGCATTCATCAGTATTTTGGGAGATGAGGAGGCCGGGAAGGCTACCATTGAAGGATTAAAAAGTGCAGAAGGTTACATCCGCCGGGAATTGGCAAGGAGAGTAAACCTTCGCAACACGCCGGAGATCAAGTTTATTTTGGACCAGTCCATTGAGTATGGGGTAAATATGTCCAAATTAATAGACGAGGTAACAAAAGATATCAGAGATTAG
- the infB gene encoding translation initiation factor IF-2, with translation MRVYDLAKELGKDSSKEILDILEKHNINLKSSSNVTDEQAAIVKKEVGGHNRGTAPVQSNSSDGDDSDAPKKKIAAVFRPQNAQMKPQGQHSQSQGGRSFQSDRQNGDSRNRQVSEQSLSGSAELTREQNTENREGGRPQGGYQGNRDNREGRPQGGYQGNRDNREGRPQGGYQGNRDGRPQGQGGYQGNRDGRPQGQGGYQGNRDGRPQGGGYQGNRDGRPQGQGGYQGNRDGRPQGQGGYQGNRDGRPQGQGGYQGNRDGRPQGGGYQGNRDGRPQGQGGYQGNRDGRPQGQGGYQGNRDGRPQGQGGYQGNRDGRPQGGGYQGNRDGRPQGQGGYQGNRDGRPQGQGGYQGNRDGRPQGQGGYQGNRDGRPQGQGGYQGNRDGRPQGQRTGRDAGPKTGSFDTPIQAKPTSNRAAKNSYKNDRFDKRDKDDEAKKRAQGKGGKPLKVPVQPPVHVEPKVEEIKTITLPDIMTIKELAEKMKLQPSAIVKKLFLQGKIVTLNTEIDYDQAEEIALGYDVLCEKEIKIDVIEELLKEADENEADMVSRPPVVCVMGHVDHGKTSLLDAIRQSHVTSREAGGITQHIGAYTVEVNGEKITFLDTPGHEAFTAMRMRGAQSTDIAILVVAADDGVMPQTVEAINHAKAAEVEIIVAINKIDKPSANIDKVKQELSEYELIPEDWGGSTIFVPVSAHTKDGIKELLEMILLTAEVKELKANPNRRARGLIIEAELDKGKGPVATVLVQKGTLRVGDTVTAGSCYGKVRAMMDDKGRRVKEAGPSTPVEILGLNDVPNAGEVLVGTENEKEARTFAETFISEGKNKLLEDTKAKLSLDDLFSQIKAGNIKELPIIVKADVQGSVEAVKQSLVKLSNEEVMVKVIHGGVGAINESDVSLASASNAIIIGFNVRPDVTAKSIADREKVDMRLYKVIYQAIEDVEAAMKGMLDPIFEEKIIGHAIVRQTFKASGVGTIAGSYVMDGKFQRGCSVRITRAGEQIYDGPLASLKRFKDDVKEVATGYECGLVFEKFNDIQEDDMIEAYAMVEVPR, from the coding sequence ATGAGAGTATATGATCTGGCAAAAGAACTGGGAAAAGACAGTAGTAAGGAGATACTGGATATCTTGGAAAAACATAATATAAATTTAAAGAGCTCTTCCAACGTTACGGATGAGCAGGCGGCAATCGTGAAAAAAGAAGTGGGTGGCCACAACCGGGGAACCGCACCGGTACAATCAAATTCATCGGATGGGGATGATTCCGATGCGCCTAAGAAAAAAATTGCGGCGGTATTCAGACCGCAGAATGCGCAGATGAAGCCTCAGGGACAGCATTCCCAGTCTCAGGGCGGAAGATCGTTTCAGTCTGACCGGCAGAACGGAGATTCAAGAAATCGTCAGGTTTCAGAGCAGTCTTTATCAGGAAGTGCTGAATTAACAAGAGAGCAGAATACAGAAAACCGGGAAGGCGGAAGACCTCAGGGAGGCTATCAGGGAAACCGCGATAACCGGGAAGGAAGACCTCAGGGAGGCTATCAGGGAAACCGTGACAACCGGGAAGGAAGACCCCAGGGAGGTTACCAGGGAAACCGTGACGGAAGACCCCAGGGCCAGGGAGGCTACCAGGGAAACCGTGACGGAAGACCCCAGGGCCAGGGAGGCTACCAGGGAAACCGCGACGGAAGACCACAAGGCGGAGGTTACCAGGGGAATCGTGACGGAAGACCCCAGGGCCAGGGAGGCTACCAGGGAAACCGTGACGGAAGACCCCAGGGCCAGGGAGGCTACCAGGGAAACCGTGACGGAAGACCACAGGGCCAGGGAGGCTACCAGGGCAACCGCGACGGAAGACCACAAGGCGGAGGTTACCAGGGAAACCGTGACGGAAGACCACAGGGCCAGGGAGGCTACCAGGGAAACCGTGACGGAAGACCGCAGGGCCAGGGAGGCTACCAGGGAAACCGTGACGGAAGACCGCAGGGCCAGGGAGGCTATCAGGGCAACCGTGATGGAAGACCTCAAGGCGGAGGTTACCAGGGCAACCGAGACGGAAGGCCACAGGGCCAGGGTGGTTATCAGGGAAACCGTGACGGAAGACCGCAGGGCCAGGGAGGCTACCAGGGCAACCGAGACGGAAGACCGCAGGGCCAGGGAGGCTACCAGGGAAACCGTGACGGAAGACCGCAGGGCCAGGGAGGCTATCAGGGCAACCGTGATGGAAGACCACAGGGACAACGTACAGGCAGAGATGCTGGTCCTAAGACAGGTTCCTTTGATACTCCAATCCAGGCAAAGCCTACCAGCAACAGGGCTGCAAAGAACTCTTATAAAAACGACAGATTTGATAAGAGAGACAAAGATGACGAGGCTAAGAAAAGAGCACAGGGCAAAGGCGGAAAGCCGTTAAAAGTTCCGGTTCAGCCTCCGGTGCATGTAGAGCCTAAGGTAGAAGAGATAAAGACCATAACTCTCCCAGATATCATGACGATTAAGGAACTGGCTGAGAAGATGAAGCTTCAGCCGTCTGCCATTGTAAAGAAGCTTTTCTTACAGGGTAAAATCGTTACACTTAATACGGAAATCGATTATGACCAGGCGGAAGAGATCGCTTTGGGATATGATGTTCTCTGCGAGAAAGAAATAAAAATAGATGTTATTGAAGAACTGCTGAAAGAGGCTGATGAAAATGAGGCAGATATGGTTTCCAGACCGCCGGTAGTCTGCGTCATGGGCCATGTTGACCATGGTAAAACATCACTTCTTGATGCGATCCGCCAAAGCCATGTAACCTCCAGAGAGGCAGGCGGAATCACGCAGCATATTGGTGCTTATACCGTTGAAGTAAACGGAGAAAAGATCACATTTTTGGATACTCCGGGACATGAAGCCTTTACCGCAATGCGTATGAGAGGTGCTCAGTCTACTGATATCGCAATTCTTGTAGTAGCAGCTGATGACGGTGTAATGCCTCAGACCGTGGAGGCAATCAACCATGCCAAGGCCGCTGAAGTGGAGATCATTGTCGCCATTAATAAGATTGATAAACCAAGTGCCAATATTGACAAGGTAAAGCAGGAATTATCTGAATATGAACTGATTCCTGAGGACTGGGGCGGAAGCACCATATTTGTTCCGGTTTCTGCCCATACAAAGGACGGCATCAAGGAACTTCTGGAAATGATCCTTCTAACTGCAGAAGTAAAGGAATTAAAAGCTAATCCGAACCGCCGTGCAAGAGGTCTTATTATTGAGGCTGAGCTTGATAAGGGCAAAGGACCGGTAGCTACTGTACTGGTACAGAAGGGAACCCTTCGGGTAGGTGACACGGTTACTGCTGGTTCCTGTTACGGAAAAGTCCGCGCCATGATGGATGACAAGGGCCGAAGAGTAAAAGAAGCAGGTCCATCCACTCCGGTTGAGATTTTAGGACTTAACGACGTTCCAAATGCAGGCGAAGTCCTGGTTGGAACCGAAAATGAAAAAGAAGCAAGAACCTTTGCAGAGACATTTATTTCCGAAGGTAAGAATAAATTACTGGAAGATACAAAGGCTAAGTTATCACTGGATGATTTATTCAGCCAGATCAAAGCCGGCAACATCAAGGAGCTTCCGATTATCGTGAAAGCAGATGTACAGGGTTCCGTGGAAGCGGTAAAGCAGAGCCTTGTGAAGCTGTCTAACGAAGAGGTTATGGTAAAGGTGATCCACGGAGGCGTAGGCGCAATTAATGAGTCTGACGTTTCCCTGGCTTCCGCATCCAATGCGATCATCATCGGCTTTAACGTAAGGCCTGATGTAACTGCAAAATCCATAGCAGACCGGGAAAAAGTGGATATGAGACTTTATAAGGTAATCTATCAGGCTATTGAGGATGTAGAGGCAGCGATGAAGGGCATGCTTGATCCGATATTTGAAGAGAAGATCATCGGCCATGCAATCGTGCGCCAGACCTTTAAGGCATCCGGCGTAGGTACCATTGCAGGCTCCTACGTAATGGATGGTAAGTTCCAGAGAGGCTGCAGCGTCCGCATCACACGTGCCGGAGAGCAGATCTACGATGGTCCTCTGGCTTCCTTAAAGAGATTTAAGGATGATGTGAAAGAAGTTGCAACCGGTTATGAGTGCGGCCTTGTATTTGAGAAATTTAATGATATTCAGGAAGACGATATGATTGAAGCATATGCCATGGTGGAGGTTCCCCGCTAG